Proteins co-encoded in one uncultured Draconibacterium sp. genomic window:
- a CDS encoding SMP-30/gluconolactonase/LRE family protein, with amino-acid sequence MRHPVLFLLVALLLFSCSETKTKQAELVLDTQSTLGEGSLWNYKTGELMWVDIKKEILNIYNPATGYNKEMFTGQMIGTVVPTESGNALVALQNGIYHFNIETGAKKLLVDPEADLPGNRFNDGKCDPSGRFWAGTISLSGEKEVAALYRFDPDTTIHKMVNKVTISNGIVWSADKTKMYYIDTPTQKVMAYDYDDATGEISNPAVAVNVPAEMGSPDGMTIDENDNLWVALWGGSAVGCWNPTTGELIDKIEVPAKNITSCAFGDEDMGTLYITSAREATSNEELEKWPHAGGVFKYRPGVKGVPVFYFNDVN; translated from the coding sequence ATGAGACATCCCGTATTATTTCTTTTAGTAGCACTGTTGTTGTTTAGCTGTTCAGAAACAAAAACAAAACAAGCAGAATTGGTGCTCGACACACAATCTACACTTGGAGAAGGTTCGCTTTGGAATTATAAAACAGGTGAATTGATGTGGGTTGATATTAAAAAGGAAATTCTGAATATTTATAATCCGGCTACCGGTTACAACAAGGAAATGTTTACGGGGCAAATGATTGGAACAGTAGTGCCTACAGAAAGTGGTAATGCGTTGGTGGCTTTGCAAAACGGAATTTATCATTTTAATATTGAAACCGGGGCGAAAAAGTTGTTGGTTGACCCTGAAGCTGATTTGCCCGGCAACCGTTTTAACGATGGGAAATGCGATCCTTCTGGACGGTTTTGGGCAGGAACAATAAGCCTGAGTGGCGAGAAGGAAGTTGCTGCTTTGTACCGTTTCGATCCGGATACTACAATTCATAAAATGGTGAATAAGGTTACAATTTCAAACGGAATTGTTTGGTCGGCCGACAAAACAAAAATGTACTACATCGATACGCCTACGCAAAAAGTAATGGCCTACGATTACGATGATGCTACCGGCGAAATTTCAAATCCGGCGGTAGCTGTAAATGTACCTGCAGAAATGGGATCGCCCGATGGAATGACAATCGATGAAAACGATAATCTGTGGGTAGCACTTTGGGGCGGTTCAGCGGTGGGATGCTGGAATCCAACAACCGGTGAGCTGATCGACAAAATTGAAGTGCCGGCAAAAAATATTACCTCGTGTGCGTTTGGCGACGAAGATATGGGAACGCTCTACATCACTTCGGCAAGAGAAGCTACCAGCAATGAGGAACTGGAGAAATGGCCACATGCCGGAGGCGTTTTTAAATACCGTCCGGGAGTGAAAGGTGTGCCGGTTTTTTATTTCAACGATGTAAACTAG
- a CDS encoding purine-nucleoside phosphorylase yields MLEKIKATANFIKERIQASPEVGIILGTGLGGLVNEIEIIDSIPYTDIPNFPVSTVDGHAGRLIYGKLGDKDVLAMQGRFHYYEGYNMKEVTFPVRVMKFVGVKNLFVSNASGGLNPDWRVGEIVLLTDHINFFPEHPLRGKNEEELGPRFPDMSNPYSQGLRNKAKLIALQNNIDVKEGVYVGVSGPTFETPAEYKMFRILGGDIVGMSTVPEVIVARHMDMRVFGISIVTDSGVPGEIVEISHEEVQEVAMKAEPKMTLIMRDLIGSI; encoded by the coding sequence ATGTTGGAGAAAATAAAAGCAACCGCGAACTTTATAAAAGAAAGAATTCAGGCAAGTCCTGAGGTAGGAATTATTTTGGGAACCGGTCTTGGTGGATTGGTTAACGAAATTGAAATTATCGATTCAATCCCGTACACCGATATTCCAAACTTTCCGGTGTCAACTGTTGATGGGCATGCCGGACGGCTGATCTACGGGAAACTGGGCGATAAAGATGTGCTGGCCATGCAGGGCCGCTTTCATTATTACGAAGGTTACAATATGAAAGAAGTGACTTTCCCGGTGCGTGTGATGAAGTTTGTAGGGGTAAAAAATCTTTTTGTATCGAATGCCAGTGGTGGTTTAAATCCCGATTGGCGTGTAGGCGAAATTGTGTTGCTTACCGATCATATTAATTTTTTCCCCGAGCATCCTTTACGTGGAAAAAATGAGGAGGAACTCGGACCGCGTTTCCCCGATATGAGTAACCCATATAGTCAGGGTTTGCGCAACAAAGCCAAATTAATTGCGCTGCAAAATAATATCGATGTAAAAGAAGGTGTTTATGTTGGCGTGTCAGGACCGACTTTCGAAACGCCTGCCGAGTATAAAATGTTCCGTATTTTGGGTGGTGATATTGTGGGAATGTCAACCGTACCTGAGGTAATTGTGGCCCGACACATGGATATGCGTGTTTTTGGAATTTCGATTGTTACCGACAGCGGAGTACCCGGCGAGATTGTAGAAATTTCGCACGAAGAAGTGCAGGAAGTTGCCATGAAAGCCGAGCCCAAAATGACGCTTATTATGCGCGATCTCATAGGAAGTATTTAG
- the lpxK gene encoding tetraacyldisaccharide 4'-kinase: MVKILLYPLSWLYGIVVFLRNRAYDLKVLNSREFDVPVISIGNITVGGTGKTPHVEYLVSLLKEKYEVATLSRGYKRKTKGFRLVETNSTAQEVGDEPLQIKNKFPEATVSVCENRVSGVEELLKPNNEKMPDVVLLDDAFQHRRISPGINILLIDYNRQIKNDSLLPAGRLREGVSQMRRANIILFTKCPEEVTPIMRRILQSDVNLLPYQSLYFTRLVYGTLQPVFDAPEIDEASYKDVAFHMLVVTGIAWPKQMHSFIRKMGTNMETLTFPDHHSYSMADIREIEKKFSEIKSERKLIVTTEKDAMRFKDIGEMSDELKKAMYYLPVKIDFLEEEKKSFNKKILNYVGENKSNRELYKRKNSGKS, encoded by the coding sequence ATGGTAAAAATTTTATTATATCCGCTGTCCTGGTTATACGGAATAGTTGTTTTTTTGCGTAACCGGGCCTACGATCTTAAGGTGTTGAACTCAAGGGAGTTTGATGTGCCCGTAATTTCCATCGGTAATATTACTGTTGGGGGTACCGGAAAAACTCCGCATGTTGAGTATCTGGTAAGTTTATTAAAAGAAAAATACGAGGTGGCAACCTTAAGCCGGGGCTACAAGCGTAAAACAAAGGGTTTTCGTTTGGTTGAAACTAATTCAACGGCACAGGAAGTTGGCGACGAGCCGCTGCAGATAAAAAATAAGTTTCCGGAAGCTACCGTTTCGGTGTGCGAAAACCGGGTTTCGGGTGTGGAAGAATTGCTGAAGCCCAACAACGAAAAAATGCCTGATGTTGTTTTGCTCGATGATGCTTTTCAGCACCGACGGATTTCGCCGGGGATAAATATTTTGCTTATCGATTACAATCGTCAGATCAAAAACGATTCGTTGCTGCCGGCTGGTCGTTTGCGCGAAGGTGTTTCTCAAATGCGCCGGGCAAATATTATTCTTTTCACCAAATGTCCCGAGGAAGTAACGCCAATTATGCGCCGTATTTTGCAAAGTGATGTGAATTTGTTGCCCTACCAGAGTTTGTACTTTACTCGCCTGGTTTATGGTACGCTACAGCCGGTGTTCGATGCTCCTGAAATTGATGAAGCAAGTTATAAAGACGTAGCCTTTCACATGTTGGTAGTTACCGGAATTGCCTGGCCAAAACAAATGCATTCCTTTATTCGTAAGATGGGGACAAATATGGAAACATTAACTTTTCCCGATCATCACTCGTACAGTATGGCTGATATCCGTGAGATCGAGAAGAAGTTCAGTGAAATAAAATCAGAAAGAAAGTTAATTGTGACAACCGAAAAGGATGCCATGCGTTTTAAAGACATCGGCGAGATGAGCGATGAGCTAAAAAAGGCTATGTATTATCTGCCGGTAAAAATTGATTTCCTTGAAGAAGAAAAAAAATCGTTTAATAAGAAGATATTAAATTATGTTGGAGAAAATAAAAGCAACCGCGAACTTTATAAAAGAAAGAATTCAGGCAAGTCCTGA
- the sppA gene encoding signal peptide peptidase SppA has product MKEFFKYVLATIVGFLAISLIGIFLMFIVFGAIVASADKEVTVADQSMLVIDLSQSIVDRAPNDPFQDLELPGIFRSIKTIGLDNISESLKKAANDDRIKGVYLKLSATNGGFASVEEIRNDLIAFKDSCDKPIYAVADQMMLDQKGYYVATVADQIVLHPEVTLDFRGLSSELMFYKNALEKLGVEMQIIRGPNNKFKSAVEPYMLDKMSDANREQRLVYMNSLWNHMLKGISETRGISVEKLNALANEAQTYKKAKEMVENGLIDAAKYRDEVLDDMREITGVEGTEPIPVVNVKDYVKIPVKGHSKKYSRNKVAVIYASGEIGAAVSTDEGINGDKLGQEIRKARQDSSYKAIVLRVNSPGGAVFDSETIWREVKLAAEEKTLVVSFGDVAASGGYYISCPADKIVASPNTITGSIGIFGQIPNFGELMNDKLGITTDAVGTNEHSNFVSLMRPMTPYEKQRMTNYISIGYDTFLSHVADGRGMTKEAVDNIGQGRVWSGENAKEIGLIDEFGGLEDAIKLAAEMEGLEDYRTVSLPALTSPFEEMFKLGGNVKARILKSELGEKYRYYEHLKKATEMSGIYARMPYDIYLN; this is encoded by the coding sequence ATGAAAGAATTCTTCAAATACGTATTAGCCACTATTGTTGGTTTTCTGGCCATATCTTTAATTGGTATTTTTCTGATGTTTATCGTTTTTGGGGCAATTGTTGCCTCTGCAGATAAAGAGGTTACTGTAGCCGATCAATCAATGCTGGTAATCGACTTAAGCCAAAGTATTGTCGACCGTGCTCCTAATGATCCTTTTCAAGATCTTGAGCTTCCCGGGATTTTTCGCTCAATAAAAACAATTGGGCTGGATAATATTAGCGAGTCGTTAAAGAAAGCCGCAAACGATGATCGAATAAAAGGGGTTTACCTGAAACTGTCGGCAACAAATGGTGGTTTTGCTTCGGTAGAAGAGATCAGAAATGATTTGATCGCTTTTAAAGACAGTTGCGATAAACCGATTTACGCCGTTGCCGACCAAATGATGTTGGACCAAAAGGGGTATTACGTGGCAACAGTTGCCGACCAGATTGTTTTACATCCTGAAGTTACGCTCGATTTTCGTGGCTTGAGTAGCGAATTGATGTTCTACAAAAATGCCCTTGAGAAGCTGGGGGTTGAAATGCAGATCATTCGTGGCCCAAACAACAAATTTAAATCAGCAGTTGAGCCTTATATGCTGGATAAAATGAGCGATGCAAACCGCGAGCAGCGATTGGTCTACATGAATAGTTTGTGGAATCATATGCTGAAAGGAATTTCGGAGACTCGTGGAATTTCGGTAGAAAAACTGAATGCGCTGGCCAATGAAGCACAAACCTACAAAAAAGCCAAAGAAATGGTGGAAAACGGTTTGATCGATGCCGCAAAATACCGTGATGAAGTGCTTGACGATATGCGCGAAATAACCGGAGTTGAAGGAACAGAACCAATTCCGGTGGTAAATGTAAAAGACTATGTTAAAATTCCGGTGAAAGGACACAGCAAAAAATACAGCCGAAACAAAGTCGCTGTTATTTATGCCAGTGGCGAAATTGGAGCTGCCGTAAGTACCGACGAAGGTATTAACGGCGATAAGTTGGGTCAAGAAATTCGTAAAGCTCGTCAGGATAGCTCGTACAAAGCCATCGTGTTACGTGTTAATTCTCCCGGAGGTGCTGTGTTTGATTCGGAAACCATTTGGCGAGAGGTTAAGTTGGCTGCTGAAGAAAAAACACTGGTGGTATCGTTTGGCGATGTAGCCGCATCGGGTGGTTATTATATTTCGTGCCCGGCCGATAAAATTGTTGCCAGCCCAAATACCATCACCGGATCAATCGGTATTTTCGGTCAGATTCCAAACTTTGGTGAATTGATGAACGATAAGCTTGGAATTACAACCGATGCTGTGGGTACTAACGAACATTCGAACTTTGTTTCGTTAATGCGGCCAATGACTCCGTATGAGAAACAGCGCATGACAAATTATATTTCTATTGGTTATGATACTTTCCTTTCGCATGTTGCCGATGGCAGAGGCATGACTAAAGAAGCGGTAGATAACATTGGTCAGGGCCGTGTTTGGAGTGGCGAAAACGCCAAGGAAATAGGTTTAATTGATGAGTTTGGTGGTTTGGAAGATGCCATAAAACTGGCTGCCGAAATGGAAGGATTGGAAGATTATCGTACCGTTTCGTTACCGGCATTAACCAGTCCGTTTGAAGAAATGTTTAAACTGGGCGGAAATGTAAAAGCACGTATATTAAAAAGCGAATTGGGTGAAAAATACCGCTATTACGAGCATCTGAAGAAGGCAACAGAAATGAGCGGGATATACGCTCGTATGCCTTACGATATTTATTTGAATTAA
- the folK gene encoding 2-amino-4-hydroxy-6-hydroxymethyldihydropteridine diphosphokinase gives MNKVFLGIGGNIGDKHKNFKRILELVDIKLGKIIKKSSVYETPPWGFHSEDPFWNQVLVIETKLEAEELLWHIQEMEADFGRKRGKERYSSREMDIDILYFNDEFMESKDLIVPHPRIHERRFVLVPLAEIAPEMKHPLRRLTSIEMLENCLDKSVIKKVEME, from the coding sequence ATGAACAAGGTGTTTCTTGGAATTGGCGGAAATATTGGCGATAAACATAAAAATTTTAAACGCATCCTCGAACTAGTTGACATAAAACTAGGAAAAATAATCAAAAAATCATCGGTTTATGAAACGCCCCCGTGGGGTTTTCATAGCGAAGATCCGTTTTGGAACCAGGTATTGGTTATTGAAACCAAGCTTGAAGCCGAAGAACTATTGTGGCACATTCAGGAAATGGAAGCCGATTTTGGGAGAAAACGAGGGAAAGAACGCTACTCTTCCCGCGAAATGGACATTGACATTCTTTACTTTAACGACGAGTTTATGGAATCGAAAGACCTGATTGTTCCACATCCGCGCATTCACGAACGACGTTTTGTACTGGTGCCGCTGGCTGAAATTGCCCCGGAGATGAAACACCCGCTTCGGCGTTTAACCAGCATTGAAATGCTGGAAAACTGCCTCGACAAATCGGTTATAAAAAAGGTTGAAATGGAGTAA
- the hflX gene encoding GTPase HflX, whose translation MIETAPITEKAVIVGLINQDQDERQAKEYLDELEFLADTAGAQVLKKFTQKLDIPNKATFVGPGKLDEINQYIKVVEADTVIFDDELTPTQLRNIERELECKILDRTNLILDIFAKRAKTAHAKTQVELAQYQYLLPRLTRMWTHLERQRGGIGMRGPGETQIETDRRIILDKISRLKTQLVKIDKQKATQRKNRGKMVRVALVGYTNVGKSTIMNMMAKSEVFAENKLFATLDTTVRKVVIENLPFLLADTVGFIRKLPHGLVESFKSTLDEVREADILLHVVDISHPGFEEQIETVDTTLDEIEAGDKPTFYIFNKIDAFTYEEKDEDDLSPRTKDNFTLEEWKSSWMAKSNTPALFISAKDKTNIEEFKAELYEKVKGIHSQRFPYNDYLYNSDWTKGIQE comes from the coding sequence ATGATAGAAACAGCACCTATTACAGAAAAAGCGGTTATTGTGGGACTGATCAATCAGGATCAGGATGAACGTCAGGCAAAAGAGTACCTCGACGAATTGGAGTTTTTGGCCGATACTGCGGGTGCGCAAGTATTAAAAAAATTCACCCAGAAACTGGATATTCCGAATAAAGCCACATTTGTTGGCCCTGGGAAACTCGACGAGATTAATCAATACATAAAAGTTGTTGAGGCTGATACGGTAATTTTCGATGATGAGCTTACACCAACGCAATTACGAAATATTGAACGCGAACTGGAATGTAAAATTCTGGATCGCACCAATCTTATTCTTGATATTTTTGCAAAACGGGCAAAAACAGCTCATGCCAAAACGCAGGTTGAGTTGGCGCAGTACCAGTATTTGCTACCGCGATTAACCCGAATGTGGACTCACCTCGAGCGCCAGCGTGGAGGTATTGGTATGCGTGGTCCGGGAGAGACTCAGATAGAAACTGACCGCCGTATCATTCTTGATAAAATCAGCCGCTTAAAAACACAGTTGGTAAAAATCGACAAACAAAAAGCTACGCAGCGCAAAAACCGTGGTAAAATGGTGCGCGTGGCTTTGGTGGGTTATACCAACGTTGGTAAATCAACCATTATGAACATGATGGCTAAGTCGGAAGTATTTGCCGAGAATAAACTTTTTGCTACACTCGATACTACCGTGCGTAAAGTGGTGATAGAAAACTTGCCTTTCTTGTTGGCCGATACCGTTGGGTTTATTCGCAAACTGCCACACGGTTTGGTAGAGTCGTTTAAATCAACACTTGACGAGGTGCGCGAGGCAGATATTCTGCTGCACGTGGTTGATATTTCGCATCCGGGTTTTGAAGAGCAGATTGAAACGGTTGACACCACTCTTGACGAAATTGAAGCCGGCGACAAACCAACTTTCTACATCTTTAATAAAATTGATGCCTTTACCTACGAGGAAAAAGATGAGGATGATCTTTCGCCACGTACAAAAGATAATTTCACACTGGAAGAGTGGAAAAGCTCGTGGATGGCAAAAAGTAATACGCCCGCCTTGTTTATTTCTGCAAAAGACAAAACCAACATCGAAGAGTTTAAAGCTGAGCTTTACGAAAAAGTGAAGGGGATTCACTCGCAACGTTTTCCGTATAACGATTACCTGTATAATTCGGACTGGACAAAAGGAATTCAGGAATAA
- a CDS encoding energy transducer TonB has protein sequence MELKKTPKADLEAKKNMFWLIGLVVALGLSLLAFEWTTKPSKAADLGQIQTAEVEEEIIPITREQEVKPPPPPPPPKVIEVLNIVDDDVEIEDELEIEDTEADDLTEIDVAPVIETAAEEEEEEAQVFFIVEDMPEFPGGDLALRKYIATAIKYPVIAQENGIQGKVYVTFVVSKTGKVTDAKIARGVDPSLDKEALRVVNALPAWKPGKQRGKPVNVSYTVPINFVLQ, from the coding sequence ATGGAACTTAAAAAAACACCAAAAGCTGATCTGGAAGCCAAAAAGAATATGTTTTGGCTGATTGGGTTAGTTGTCGCGTTGGGGCTTTCGCTGCTGGCTTTTGAGTGGACTACGAAACCATCAAAAGCAGCTGACCTTGGTCAGATCCAAACTGCGGAAGTTGAAGAAGAGATCATCCCTATTACTCGTGAGCAAGAGGTTAAACCACCTCCACCACCTCCACCACCAAAGGTTATCGAGGTGTTGAACATTGTTGACGATGATGTGGAGATTGAAGATGAGTTGGAAATTGAAGATACAGAGGCCGATGATCTAACAGAAATCGACGTTGCTCCTGTAATCGAAACAGCAGCTGAAGAAGAAGAAGAAGAAGCTCAGGTATTCTTTATTGTAGAAGATATGCCGGAATTCCCTGGTGGTGACCTTGCATTGCGTAAATATATTGCCACTGCTATCAAGTATCCTGTAATTGCACAGGAAAACGGTATTCAAGGTAAAGTATATGTAACTTTCGTTGTAAGTAAAACAGGAAAAGTTACCGATGCTAAAATTGCAAGGGGAGTAGACCCGTCGTTGGATAAAGAAGCACTTCGTGTGGTAAATGCGCTTCCTGCATGGAAGCCAGGTAAACAGCGAGGAAAACCAGTTAATGTATCGTACACGGTACCAATTAATTTCGTGTTGCAGTAA
- a CDS encoding energy transducer TonB, producing MKSKKTKKADLESKKTTLFLVGLVVALGFTLFAFEWKQPASKTMIVQGSRDYMPPEDLVIPSTPAEKAKPEEIIVKVPNFDILKDEVAIKDEFIWLGEEPEDPVIVDFGSIMDFGEDPGEENLSAILDFAETMPEFPGGNAALLSFLSKNVKYPSIAQENGIKGKVFVTFVVDENGDIYNVALARGVDASLDREAIRVVKSMPRWKPGKQGNKAVKVRYTVPINFILQ from the coding sequence ATGAAATCTAAAAAAACAAAGAAAGCTGATCTCGAAAGTAAAAAAACTACGTTGTTTCTGGTTGGTTTGGTAGTTGCACTTGGTTTTACATTGTTTGCATTCGAATGGAAACAACCAGCAAGTAAAACGATGATTGTTCAGGGAAGCAGAGATTATATGCCGCCCGAAGATCTGGTTATTCCAAGTACACCAGCCGAAAAGGCCAAACCTGAAGAAATCATTGTAAAAGTACCGAATTTTGATATCCTTAAAGATGAGGTTGCTATTAAAGATGAATTTATTTGGCTGGGTGAAGAACCGGAGGATCCTGTAATTGTTGACTTCGGAAGCATTATGGATTTTGGGGAAGATCCTGGAGAAGAGAATTTAAGTGCGATTTTAGACTTCGCTGAAACAATGCCCGAATTTCCGGGAGGAAATGCCGCTTTATTAAGCTTTTTATCTAAAAATGTTAAGTACCCGTCAATCGCTCAGGAAAATGGAATTAAAGGCAAGGTATTTGTAACCTTTGTAGTTGATGAAAATGGAGACATTTATAATGTAGCACTGGCGCGCGGAGTTGATGCTTCGCTTGACCGTGAAGCAATTCGCGTAGTGAAATCGATGCCTCGGTGGAAACCCGGCAAACAGGGTAATAAAGCGGTAAAAGTGCGCTATACTGTGCCCATTAATTTTATATTGCAATAG
- a CDS encoding RNA polymerase sigma factor RpoD/SigA — MRQLKITKSITNRESASLDKYLQEIGKEELITVEEEVELAQRIKKGDQAALEKLTKANLRFVVSVAKQYQNQGLSLPDLINEGNLGLIKAGQKFDETRGFKFISYAVWWIRQSIMQAVAEQSRIIRLPLNQVGSLNKMKRAFAEFEQENERKPTTEELAKKLELPVDKVAESLRASGRHVSVDAPFVDGEDNSLLDVLINSDSPNADRALMVESLGEEISRALATLTEREANIITQFFGIGCQEMTLEEIGERFGLTRERVRQIKEKAIRRLRHTSRSKLLKPYLG; from the coding sequence ATGAGACAGTTAAAAATTACCAAGTCAATCACTAACCGTGAAAGTGCCTCTTTAGACAAGTATTTACAGGAAATTGGTAAGGAAGAACTGATTACTGTTGAGGAAGAAGTTGAATTAGCTCAGCGAATCAAAAAAGGCGACCAGGCTGCTTTAGAGAAATTAACAAAGGCAAACCTGCGTTTTGTTGTATCAGTGGCAAAGCAATACCAAAATCAAGGTCTGAGTTTGCCCGATTTAATAAACGAGGGAAACCTTGGTTTGATTAAAGCAGGTCAGAAGTTTGATGAAACACGTGGGTTTAAATTTATTTCCTATGCAGTGTGGTGGATTCGCCAATCAATTATGCAAGCAGTTGCAGAACAATCACGTATTATTCGTTTGCCATTGAATCAGGTAGGTTCCTTGAATAAAATGAAAAGGGCATTTGCAGAATTTGAGCAAGAAAATGAACGCAAGCCAACGACAGAAGAATTAGCGAAAAAATTGGAGTTGCCTGTTGACAAAGTTGCCGAATCTCTTAGAGCATCGGGAAGACACGTCTCAGTTGACGCACCATTCGTGGATGGCGAAGACAACAGTCTTTTGGATGTTTTGATAAATAGCGATTCACCAAATGCTGACCGTGCCCTTATGGTGGAATCACTTGGGGAAGAGATAAGCCGTGCATTAGCTACTTTGACAGAGCGTGAAGCTAACATTATTACACAGTTTTTCGGTATCGGCTGTCAGGAAATGACGCTGGAAGAAATAGGAGAACGATTTGGGTTGACCCGTGAAAGGGTACGACAGATAAAAGAAAAAGCTATCAGACGGTTGCGACATACATCACGAAGTAAATTACTGAAACCGTATTTGGGGTAA